A window from Podospora bellae-mahoneyi strain CBS 112042 chromosome 1 map unlocalized CBS112042p_1, whole genome shotgun sequence encodes these proteins:
- a CDS encoding uncharacterized protein (EggNog:ENOG503NZZC; COG:L): MKALYLGGNLAGELVSDGKNEALSGKPPHGRWGGRFALGFTGPSSQQLSRIILTMRTRGAARRAAQAAAAAEGPLVPILQTAGETPTGAEDNAVIAAVSLLDQLAPPSNSVPEKSPAHSPAASSTEPITPPDSATPKRKFEATLAEPSATETRAKRTRRTKKTAQPIKGGWVLPHGMGLVTQNSAVSLDATEKTSVGSEPEPISEDNSADQLQTDEHPAVPDLEIALTPPTSPSASAQPSTKSPSERAAPRKAAGRKAAPRKAAPKTAARQKRIGYRVTKAKAPSKEDSKSETSSQLEVDVKQEVAVETASRITEAETVVGDSETVDENLHVIHQEEIIGRVTRSRTAVTAQKVVKCEEKIPEQTLVVTKKEEVAEEKTSIVATTRKLIIFKGATLKDNLVTKSLGKIVVDASQILNPDYRTQVKRGQNNPYGLTPGYSPYPYRRVPTPEACEEVHRILTEMHGEVKQPDRIPTASLEIAGCGEVPCVLDALLRTLISGNTLMAMADAAIRNLGKDFGIRTEGSGAGSIDWEKVRVSSPQALVNSIRISGNGPKKAQHIKLILDKVYEENLERMKQAGTAENTDKDSAPPDLLSLDYMHAMTKDQAMEKFVSFPGIGIKTAACVSLFCLRMPCFAVDTHVHKFCRWLGWTPVKADPDNVFRHGDFMVPDHLKYGLHQLFIRHGQTCFKCRKNTKPGTKDWLGAPDCPLEHLLDRSKDDAKPPAPKKPRKMRKNAEQDEDSEDSVAVKGEEFEDEGTDDEDEEQHGPEQMADEEEKANEEEDEDEEDEENGKIDENNEDDDDEEEEEEGEDEGEDEGEDEGEDEGDDGFNQEEEDANVDEGMDRVEEDDGEDADEEENEDQDVDMEDEDEI; this comes from the exons ATGAAAGCGCTGTA TCTCGGCGGTAATCTGGCTGGTGAATTGGTCTCGGACGGAAAGAACGAAGCTTTGTCGGGCAAGCCACCTCACGGCAGGTGGGGTGGCCGATTTGCTCTGGGATTTACAGGACCT TCTTCGCAACAACTCTCACGTATCATCCTCACCATGCGGACTCGCGGGGCAGCAAGACGAGCTGCCCAAGCTGCGGCAGCGGCCGAAGGCCCTCTTGTTCCAATTCTCCAGACGGCCGGAGAAACTCCGACCGGCGCTGAAGACAATGCTGTGATTGCGGCAGTTTCACTTCTTGACCAACTCGCCCCCCCTAGCAATTCAGTGCCTGAAAAGTCTCCAGCGCATTCTCCCGCTGCCTCATCGACTGAGCCTATCACCCCCCCAGACAGTGCCACCCCCAAGCGTAAGTTTGAAGCGACGTTGGCTGAACCGTCGGCTACCGAAACTCGCGCGAAACGCACACGTCGGACCAAGAAGACCGCTCAGCCGATCAAAGGTGGTTGGGTTCTTCCCCATGGTATGGGTTTGGTCACGCAGAATTCAGCTGTTTCCCTAGATGCGACCGAGAAGACTTCAGTGGGCAGTGAACCCGAGCCCATTTCTGAAGACAATTCAGCAGATCAACTCCAGACGGACGAACACCCCGCCGTTCCAGATCTCGAGATCGCTTTGacgccaccaacctcaccttccGCGAGTGCTCAGCCTTCAACCAAATCTCCGTCTGAAAGAGCTGCCCCAAGAAAGGCAGCTGGCAGAAAGGCTGCCCCCAGAAAAGCAGCTCCAAAGACTGCAGCCAGACAAAAACGCATTGGCTATCGTGTCACCAAAGCCAAAGCCCCTTCAAAAGAAGACAGCAAATCAGAGACATCCAGTCAGCTGGAAGTAGATGTTAAGCAGGAAGTAGCTGTCGAAACTGCCTCAAGGATCACTGAGGCAGAAACAGTTGTCGGTGACTCCGAGACTGTTGACGAGAACCTGCATGTCATACACCAAGAAGAGATCATTGGCCGGGTTACTCGTTCCCGTACTGCTGTCACCGCCCAAAAAGTGGTCAAGTGCGAGGAAAAGATCCCAGAGCAGACCCTTGTTGTTACCAAAAAGGAGGAAGTCGCCGAGGAAAAGACCAGCATTGTTGCGACTACTCGAaagctcatcatcttcaaagGGGCCACCTTGAAGgacaacctcgtcaccaaAAGTCTGGGGAAGATTGTGGTGGATGCCTCACAGATTCTGAATCCCGATTACAGAACCCAAGTCAAGCGTGGCCAAAACAATCCTTACGGGTTGACGCCCGGTTACAGCCCATATCCCTACAGAAGAGTCCCCACCCCCGAGGCCTGCGAAGAGGTTCACAGGATCCTGACGGAGATGCACGGGGAGGTTAAACAGCCGGACAGAATCCCCACAGCCTCTCTGGAAATTGCTGGTTGCGGTGAGGTACCTTGTGTCCTTGACGCTCTTTTACGCACACTCATCAGCGGCAATACTTTGATGGCCATGGCTGATGCAGCGATCAGAAATTTGGGGAAAGATTTTGGGATTCGTACAGAGGGAAGCGGTGCGGGTAGTATCGATTGGGAGAAGGTGCGGGTTTCATCGCCCCAAGCCCTGGTGAACTCGATCAGAATCTCTGGCAATGGCCCCAAGAAAGCTCAACACATCAAGTTAATCCTGGACAAAGTGTACGAGGAGAACCTTGAGCGCATGAAGCAGGCTGGCACTGCCGAAAACACTGACAAGGATAGCGCTCCCCCCGATCTTCTTTCGCTCGACTACATGCACGCCATGACCAAAGACCAAGCGATGGAAAAGTTTGTGAGCTTTCCTGGAATTGGCATCAAGACAGCCGCCTGCGTCTCACTCTTTTGCCTGCGCATGCCGTGCTTTGCTGTCGATACCCATGTTCATAAGTTTTGCCGCTGGCTTGGTTGGACGCCAGTCAAGGCTGACCCTGACAATGTCTTTCGCCACGGAGATTTTATGGTGCCGGACCATTTAAAATACGGGCTACACCAGTTATTTATTCGTCATGGACAGACCTGCTTCAAATGTAGGAAGAACACCAAGCCCGGCACCAAGGACTGGCTTGGGGCCCCCGATTGCCCGCTTGAACATTTGCTTGATCGAAGCAAAGACGATGCTAAGCCACCGGCGCCCAAGAAACCGAGAAAGATGAGAAAGAACGCAGAGCAGGACGAGGATTCGGAAGATTCGGTTGCTGTCAAGGGAGAGGAATTTGAAGATGAAGGCAcagacgatgaagatgaggagcAGCATGGCCCAGAGCAGAtggctgacgaggaggagaaggccaatgaggaggaggatgaagatgaggaggacgaagaaaacGGGAAGATTGACGAGAAcaatgaggatgatgatgatgaggaggaggaggaggagggtgaggatgagggtgaggatgagggtgaggatgagggtgaggatgagggtgatgatggtttcaatcaagaggaggaggatgctaATGTGGATGAAGGCATGGATCGtgtggaagaagatgacggagaggatgctgacgaggaagagaacGAGGACCAGGACGTTGAtatggaggatgaggatgagatttAG
- a CDS encoding uncharacterized protein (EggNog:ENOG503P24E; COG:H): MAEIYNPGSVSQPLVIDDDDGYESLSGIKHELEEGHLLLEERFDVDDVFEVDEYGNEVNPFEELDQEYRAEGRLEGDLYEVIDLTEDADDNAATSRPRTATASDEDILQYWTLDDGLLLTPHMTVELRPSVDQEAIEFLRILFIVKITEPERTFVVLRGWGFRRSRNFQGCLPKKLNEVCLIAKMKTSDKRGWKEQALIDVDPRQVMMLRDLRMTNADFPDHRFNANEYHRLGKEMIKESGPLVCRWRKEEHRHPRTKTACEFAFVRLSEDEVDDRYRVKDAQMVNRWRGGVVPGGSHIPNRDSPGLVLDLEDEGSEQASDLQPGQRYTAADIFAGAGGASRGIERSGCRLLFSLDHWEPAARSLRRNFPGTHIYQKEVTDFVTEDLPPEHSYPDILHLSPPCQFWSPAHTVAGKDDEKNIAVLFSCTDLIKKLRPRVFTVEQTFGLVHDRFRLYFHTFLQGFTSHGYSLRYKILHLNQYGLAQTRRRLVIIGAGPGEKLPPFPPPTHSKTPEVDGLRPVVTPYQALLAIKRIKSGHPMHNLATVHRFDPPKRPWDPSKPVNTITCSGGQNYHWLGERQFTDLEYAVLQGFPRWHQFSETNVKKQIGNAFAPSVVRVLYEHLIRFLRKQDGVAGSYLPPSSSSGDSSPIAIPDSDEERDELQFLGLGGLGTKDQPMKLDDEEVEYLGESARGWSATMTGRWDGGREGAGRRARCEARGYEVDADGWPEYREEDFMELDAGTMQDPVIIDWET, encoded by the coding sequence ATGGCCGAAATTTACAACCCGGGGTCGGTGTCACAGCCACTCGTGattgatgacgacgatggctATGAGTCGTTGTCAGGTATCAAGCatgagcttgaggagggtcatcttcttctcgaaGAGAGATTCGACGTCGACGATGTTTTCGAAGTCGACGAGTACGGCAACGAGGTCAACCCTTTTGAGGAGTTGGACCAGGAGTACCGGGCCGAGGGCCGACTGGAGGGCGACTTGTACGAGGTAATCGACCTTACCGAAGATGCCGACGACAACGCGGCAACTTCACGGCCAAGGACGGCGACAGCCAGCGATGAGGACATTCTCCAATACTGGACACTGGACGACGGGCTTCTTCTTACGCCACACATGACGGTGGAGCTCCGACCTTCCGTGGACCAAGAGGCAATCGAGTTTCTCCGTATCCTCTTCATCGTGAAGATTACCGAGCCTGAACGAACTTTCGTCGTGCTCCGCGGCTGGGGCTTCCGCAGGAGCCGGAACTTCCAAGGCTGCCTCCCCAAGAAGCTGAACGAGGTTTGCTTGATCGCCAAGATGAAAACCTCAGACAAGCGGGGTTGGAAGGAGCAAGCCCTCATCGACGTGGATCCCAGGCAGGTGATGATGCTCAGGGATCTCCGGATGACCAACGCCGACTTCCCAGATCACCGGTTCAACGCTAACGAATATCACCGGCTGGGCAaggagatgatcaaggagTCTGGGCCTCTTGTCTGCCGGTGGAGGAAAGAGGAGCACCGCCATCCGAGGACGAAAACCGCCTGCGAGTTCGCCTTTGTCAGGCTaagcgaggatgaggttgatgaccGATACCGAGTGAAGGACGCACAGATGGTGAACAGGTGGAGGGGCGGCGTTGTCCCTGGTGGCTCACACATCCCCAACAGGGACAGCCCCGGTCTAGTGCTCGACCTCGAGGACGAAGGGTCAGAACAGGCCAGTGATCTCCAGCCCGGGCAGCGCTATACTGCCGCGGATATTTTCGCCGGTGCGGGTGGCGCCTCGCGGGGTATCGAGCGCTCCGGTTGCCGGCTTCTGTTTTCTCTCGACCACTGGGAGCCCGCCGCGAGGTCCCTCCGTCGCAATTTCCCCGGCACGCATATCTATCAAAAAGAGGTAACCGACTTTGTGACCGAAGACCTCCCGCCCGAGCATTCCTACCCggacatcctccacctctcccctccgTGTCAGTTCTGGTCCCCGGCTCACACCGTCGCCGGGAAAGATGACGAGAAGAACATCGCTGTCCTCTTCAGCTGCACCGAcctcatcaagaagctccGCCCCAGGGTTTTCACGGTGGAGCAAACATTCGGTCTCGTCCACGATCGTTTCCGTCTGTATTTCCACACCTTCCTGCAAGGTTTCACCTCGCACGGGTACTCCCTCAGGTACAAAATCCTCCACCTGAACCAGTACGGCCTCGCCCAAACCCGTCGCCGGCTGGTCATCATCGGTGCTGGGCCAGGCGAGAAGCTTCCCCCGTTTCCTCCCCCTACCCACTCCAAAACACCCGAGGTTGACGGCCTGAGGCCTGTCGTGACCCCCTACCAAGCGTTGTTGGCGATCAAGCGTATCAAAAGCGGCCATCCGATGCACAATCTGGCCACCGTTCATCGGTTTGACCCGCCCAAGCGCCCTTGGGATCCGAGCAAGCCGGTCAACACGATCACCTGCTCTGGCGGCCAGAATTACCActggttgggggagaggcAATTCACTGATCTGGAATATGCTGTGCTGCAGGGGTTTCCACGCTGGCATCAGTTTTCCGAAACCAATGTCAAGAAGCAGATCGGCAATGCTTTCGCGCCGTCAGTGGTGAGGGTGCTATACGAGCATCTCATCCGCTTTTTGAGGAAGCAGGACGGGGTGGCTGGCAGCTACTTACCTCCTTCGTCCTCGTCGGGTGACAGTTCCCCTATTGCAATCCCAGACTCggacgaggagagggacGAGCTCCAGTTtctggggctggggggccTGGGCACAAAGGACCAGCCGATGAagttggatgatgaggaggtggagtaCCTGGGGGAGTCCGCGAGGGGGTGGTCAGCAACGATGACTGGACGGTGGGacggagggagggagggggctggCAGGCGGGCGAGGTGTGAGGCCCGGGGTTATGAAGTTGATGCGGACGGGTGGCCGGAGTATAGGGAGGAGGACTTTATGGAGTTGGATGCGGGGACGATGCAGGACCCAGTGATTATTGATTGGGAGACGTGA
- a CDS encoding uncharacterized protein (EggNog:ENOG503P3I0; COG:S), with product MAAIDPTKVGKYPVILSPELLGKPSKETYTGIRYNHRPTLSSDTAPSTAHLKKSAKDGSYNIGFDDKGDRYQYNGVRTTEDNNYTLIFDPTRQAFILHRVDSMFHMNLTRTPTDNVETLREKFPQLEIKNGGSSGAADSKPPPTQAKGKAAASKLKEDPPAKAKPAARGAAAKNTPAAKNTPEAKGKGKGKVEKKGAEALFLPDPNAAPPAAPSLPMPSVPEKKREVPPPKKKVDDDEDDEDDDDDDDFGLTIEYPDAKPPPPTTFQPAASLNRRFSEFGKGAYEEEEEHNHEEDFRHFQQLREESDENEEYDFEEVAPAPSAPVSSYDTQPGMPVEEPEKYTFDAGSSDEDEEAEVDPMQGDLEAELEAAFGEMDENDRGNESEVSEEE from the exons ATGGCCGCTATCGACCCCACAAAGGTGGGAAAATACCCAGTAATCCTCAGTCCTGAGCTGCTGGGGAAGCCATCCAAGGAAACATACACAGGCATTCGGT ATAACCACCGACCAACGCTCTCGTCAGACACAGCTCCGAGCACGGCCCATCTCAAGAAGTCCGCCAAAGACGGTTCCTACAACATTGGCTTCGATGACAAGGGCGACCGATATCAATACAATGGCGTACGAACCACCGAAGACAACAACTACACCCTCATATTCGATCCCACGCGCCAGGCCTTCATACTGCACCGCGTCGATTCCATGTTCCACATGAATCTGACAAGGACGCCAACGGATAATGTGGAAACATTACGAGAGAAGTTCCCCCAACTGGAGATCAAGAATGGCGGTTCATCTGGTGCCGCTGATTCCAAGCCACCGCCAACACAAGCGAAGGGCAAGGCGGCGGCATCCAAACTCAAAGAAGACCCTCCAGCCAAGGCCAAGCCGGCAGCCAGAGGAGCCGCGGCCAAAAAcacaccagcagcaaagaATACGCCAGAGGCCAAGGGTAAAGGAAAGGGCAAAgtggaaaagaagggggcCGAAGCTCTCTTTCTACCGGATCCCAACGCCGCCCCGCCCGCCGCACCATCTCTTCCCATGCCATCTGTTCCTGAGAAGAAGCGTGAAGTACCACCGCCAAAGAAGAAAgtcgatgatgacgaggatgatgaggacgacgacgacgacgatgatttTGGTCTCACAATCGAATATCCCGACGCCAAGCCCCCACCGCCTACGACTTTCCAGCCTGCTGCGTCTCTCAATAGACGCTTTTCAGAGTTTGGCAAGGGCGCCtacgaagaagaggaagagcatAATCACGAGGAAGACTTCCGGCACTTTCAGCAACTTCGCGAGGAGTCAGACGAGAACGAGGAGTAtgattttgaggaggtggcgcCGGCTCCGAGTGCTCCGGTTTCGAGCTACGATACTCAGCCTGGAatgccggtggaggagcctGAAAAGTACACTTTTGATGCGGGCTCGTcagatgaagatgaggaagccgaggtggATCCGATGCAGGGTGATTTGGAGGCGGAGCTTGAGGCGGCCtttggggagatggatgagaaCGACAGAGGTAACGAGAGTGAGGTAAGCGAGGAGGAGTGA